Proteins from a genomic interval of Trichoderma breve strain T069 chromosome 2, whole genome shotgun sequence:
- a CDS encoding FAD dependent oxidoreductase domain-containing protein: MSHSPQSILIIGSGVFGLSTAWALTKRSTFDNTAITVVDDVRGASFPPGDSASVDSSRIIRADYADPDYAELAAFAQEEWRKQGDDELGGQGRYTESGLLLAANESTEPKMSGMGYTKSSCENATRIANESGQAHKIRRLETPADLQRSLGVDGHPGDWGYVNELSGWANAGEGMRWMYSRVKATGRVNFVDGRAQELITEGKRVVGARLSDSKVLKAEVVFVAAGAWTGSLIDLRGRVEATAQPLGYIDILEEELEVLAKQPVALNLSTGLFIIPPQSRVLKIARHCFGYLNPVLVETALPASPSEERKPIVVSRPLTQRDGSRNATSLPPDADQALRQALRDMSPVKGLDSRPWKQTRLCWYSDTSDGNFLADWHPGWEGLFVATGDSGHAYKFLPVLGDKLVDCMAGNGGKLGEKWKWKKEAAADAGREIGGKFKGLVTMDGSRGGSPGLILQEELSGR; the protein is encoded by the coding sequence ATGAGTCACTCTCCTCAatccatcctcatcatcggctcGGGAGTATTTGGCCTCTCTACCGCCTGGGCGCTCACCAAAAGGTCGACTTTTGATAATACGGCCATCACCGTCGTGGACGATGTGCGTGGAGCATCCTTCCCACCGGGAGACTCTGCCAGCGTAGATTCATCAAGAATCATTCGAGCTGACTATGCCGACCCGGACTATGCCGAGTTGGCAGCTTTTGCACAGGAGGAGTGGCGCAagcaaggcgatgatgagcttggtGGTCAGGGACGATATACCGAATCTGGCCTGCTTCTTGCGGCAAATGAGTCGACGGAGCCCAAGATGTCAGGTATGGGCTATACCAAGTCCAGTTGTGAAAACGCAACACGCATCGCCAATGAGAGCGGGCAGGCCCATAAAATTCGACGCCTGGAAACGCCCGCAGATTTGCAGCGCAGCTTAGGTGTTGACGGCCATCCCGGCGATTGGGGGTATGTCAATGAGCTTTCCGGATGGGCAAATGCCGGCGAGGGCATGAGATGGATGTACAGCCGTGTCAAGGCCACAGGCAGAGTCAACTTTGTGGATGGACGAGCGCAGGAACTCATTACCGAGGGCAAGAGAGTTGTTGGCGCACGATTGAGCGATTCCAAAGTTCTGAAGGCGGAAGTTGTATTTGTTGCCGCAGGCGCATGGACGGGCAGCTTGATTGATCTGAGAGGACGAGTAGAGGCCACAGCCCAGCCTTTGGGCTACATCGACATCTTAGAGGAAGAGCTTGAGGTACTGGCGAAGCAGCCCGTGGCGCTGAACCTCAGCACCGGCTTGTTTATCATTCCGCCACAGTCGCGCGTCTTGAAGATTGCGCGACACTGTTTTGGATACCTCAACCCAGTGCTTGTTGAGACAGCCCTGCCTGCCTCGCCCTCCGAGGAACGCAAGCCAATTGTGGTGTCGAGACCACTGACACAACGGGATGGGAGCAGGAATGCTACCTCACTGCCGCCAGACGCAGACCAGGCGCTGCGCCAAGCCTTGAGGGACATGTCACCCGTTAAAGGGCTGGACAGCCGGCCATGGAAGCAAACGAGATTGTGCTGGTATTCCGACACGAGCGACGGCAACTTCCTGGCGGACTGGCATCCGGGCTGGGAAGGGCTATTTGTTGCGACAGGCGACAGCGGGCACGCGTATAAGTTCTTGCCAGTCCTTGGAGACAAGCTGGTGGACTGTATGGCAGGGAATGGAGGcaagcttggagagaagtggaagtggaagaaggaggcagcagcagacgcagGCCGAGAAATTGGTGGGAAGTTCAAGGGGCTGGTGACGATGGACGGGAGCAGGGGAGGGAGTCCAGGGTTGATATTGCAAGAGGAACTATCGGGGAGATGA
- a CDS encoding HECT-domain (ubiquitin-transferase) domain-containing protein yields MFSTFTGNSRRPRNVNLSGQASNPFSNTSWTPSAVSNATKTVSDAQADREKRQAERRRLKAASQIQRTWRGYRSRSTLRDQHRHDFDLIYQSLPDSDASQRIYASFPLLLSFFSSNRAGDMQRLSLFVNDCNSISLQQFSDASRHPSRLQKLMVKLVQALGVSVSTDNTPLELQYLLLLINHLATNFPFTILGSVDEYYTALAKFCQTRHSQEWVEIVVKSLSAPLDASAGNNSNAYRALALRFLTIQDIHLFEENIDRMAQSIDTEKLAREILDSYNYKSDTLPEKDRLFWLLAHYIDLSRAQKSSTQNLVHLKVIFTQLSALSSDISIRINPDAPATGPLVFPSSSYVSRQLLWLVDNHGISNLLHDFSTSLAQSTTQELEGSELLAGYILALLQSFPSRADDTRMRLFLEEIPAAEGQVPIVKYLWQMMTKTSVFQKLRTESERPAKILHRYFYGNSAQPSSHTEEQEWRIILLFLELYTFILRISDDEDFLSGIYPKVISSDVPKSRTRSCSLALKDVEALITFLKNTAFALHYSVQEITQTQAALEASTKSRLDSYWGDSSRNAEEPRGSSKSSASDVSTKLDLESLRAIITTTLKMLYERDSRKHFLSADHWLMTSKLEKEDFIGAVIAEEERQIQEQADDSDMEADDSQEPSLERIKANQMRAQRERRLAEMGPKLEVLKHIPFVVPFETRVMIFRQFVNLDRIRRGGNHVMLMAPVGRHHAKIRRGQLFEDAFEQFYQLGEGLKDPIQITFVDQFDTPEAGIDGGGVTKEFLTSVTSEAFGNGAGGLGMFTSSGKELLYPNPTAMDVLRESLRKRYEFLGRIVGKCMYEGILVDLAFAGFFLLKWPSPSRKEENSYKGSVNDLQDMDEELYRGLLHLKNYSGDVSALGLDFTITDQISAPGDPVEIVTRKLVPGGDEMVVTNDNRLLYISYAARHRLVVQPAPQTTAFLRGLREIIRPSWLSMFNQSELQRLVGGDSLAIDVDNLRQNTVYSGLYTIGDDGEEHPTIKMFWNVMNGFTDAQRRDVLKYVTSTPRAPLLGFAQLNPKFAIRDGSSDQERLPSASTCVNLLKLPIYKSESTLRKKLLYAITAGAGFDLS; encoded by the exons atgtTCTCAACCTTCACAGGCAACTCGAGGCGGCCGAGAAACGTGAACCTAAGTGGACAAGCCAGCAACCCGTTCTCCAACACATCATGGACGCCCTCGGCCGTTTCGAACGCTACAAAGACCGTATCGGATGCCCAGGCCGACAGAGAAAAGCGACAGGCCGAGAGGCGACGTTTGAAGGCGGCATCGCAGATACAGAGAACATGGCGAGGATATAGATCGCGGTCTACTTTGAGGGACCAGCATAGGCATGACTTTGATCTCATCTATCAGTCTCTACCAGATAGCGATGCTTCTCAGAGGATatatgcttcttttcctctcctattatccttcttctcctccaaccgAGCCGGCGACATGCAACGTCTGTCTTTATTCGTCAACGACTGTAATAGTATATCTCTACAGCAATTCAGCGACGCCAGCCGTCATCCTTCTCGCCTTCAAAAGTTAATGGTAAAGCTTGTGCAAGCTTTGGGTGTTTCAGTTTCCACAGA CAATACGCCATTGGAACTACAATATCTCCTACTCCTGATCAACCACCTGGCCACCAACTTCCCTTTCACGATTCTTGGATCGGTCGACGAATACTATACGGCGTTAGCCAAGTTTTGCCAAACAAGGCACAGTCAAGAATGGGTGGAAATAGTGGTCAAATCTCTCTCGGCACCATTGGATGCAAGCGCAGGAAACA ATTCGAATGCATATAGGGCGTTGGCGCTTCGATTTTTAACAATCCAAGATATCCATCTCTTTGAGGAAAACATTGACCGGATGGCCCAAAGCATCGACACGGAGAAGCTCGCAAGGGAGATACTGGATTCGTACAACTATAAATCCGACACCTTGCCCGAAAAAGATCGCCTTTTCTGGCTCTTGGCTCATTATATTGATTTAAGCAGAGCTCAGAAGAGCTCAACTCAAAACCTGGTTCATCTGAAGGTCATTTTTACACAGCTATCTGCTTTGTCATCCGATATCAGTATTCGAATAAACCCCGACGCCCCGGCTACTGGGCCTCTTGTATTCCCCTCCTCATCTTACGTTTCCCGTCAACTATTGTGGCTCGTTGACAATCATGGCATTTCCAATCTGCTACATGACTTCTCCACCAGCCTGGCACAGTCTACAACCCAAGAGCTCGAAGGAAGTGAGCTCCTTGCTGGTTATATCTTGGCTTTGCTTCAGAGCTTCCCCAGCAGAGCCGACGATACGCGCATGAGGCTGTTTCTCGAGGAGATACCTGCTGCAGAGGGGCAGGTCCCCATTGTCAAGTACCTCTGGCAGATGATGACCAAGACCTCGGTGTTCCAAAAACTAAGGACAGAGTCTGAGCGACCAGCGAAAATACTCCACAGATACTTCTATGGCAATTCAGCTCAGCCCTCGTCGCATacagaagagcaagagtgGAGAATTATTCTGCTATTCTTGGAGCTTTACACTTTCATCTTAAGGATcagcgatgacgaagactTTTTAAGTGGCATTTATCCCAAGGTTATTAGTAGCGATGTACCAAAGTCACGCACTCGATCATGCAGCTTGGCATTGAAAGATGTTGAGGCCCTCATCACTTTCCTCAAAAATACTGCATTTGCTCTGCATTATAGTGTTCAAGAGATCACCCAGACTCAAGCAGCTCTTGAGGCATCAACAAAATCCCGGTTAGACTCATACTGGGGAGACTCGTCAAGAAACGCAGAGGAACCCAGGGGCTCCAGCAAGAGTTCAGCCTCAGATGTCTCCACCAAACTCGATCTAGAGAGCCTTCGCGCCATCATTACAACGACACTAAAAATGCTCTACGAGAGAGACTCGAGGAAGCATTTTCTGTCGGCAGATCACTGGCTTATGACGAGCAAACTGGAGAAGGAAGACTTCATTGGAGCCGTCatagcagaagaagagaggcagATTCAAGAACAGGCTGATGATAGTGACATGGAGGCGGATGACAGTCAAGAGCCTTC ACTGGAGAGGATCAAGGCTAACCAGATGCGCGCCCAAAGGGAACGACGACTCGCCGAGATGGGACCTAAACTGGAGGTATTAAAACACATCCCATTTGTTGTTCCGTTTGAGACACGAGTGATGATATTCCGACAATTTGTCAACCTCGACAGAATCCGCAGGGGCGGGAATCatgtgatgttgatggctcCTGTGGGAAGGCATCACGCAAAAATCCGTCGCGGCCAGCTGTTTGAGGATGCATTTGAGCAGTTTTACCAGCTAGGAGAAGGCCTCAAGGACCCCATCCAGATCACTTTTGTCGACCAATTCGATACCCCTGAAGCCGGTATCGATGGTGGCGGTGTTACCAAAGAATTTTTAACGAGCGTTACGTCAGAAGCCTTTGGAAACGGGGCTGGGGGACTGGGAATGTTCACATCCAGTGGTAAAGAACTGCTGTATCCTAATCCCACGGCTATGGATGTGCTTCGCGAATCACTGCGAAA ACGATATGAATTTCTCGGCCGCATTGTGGGAAAATGCATGTATGAAGGCATTCTCGTCGATCTTGCGTTTGCCGGGTTTTTCCTCTTAAAATGGCCGTCACCCAGTcgaaaagaagagaacagTTACAAGGGCAGTGTAAACGATCTTCAAGACATGGACGAAGAGCTATACAGGGGCCTCCTTCACCTCAAAAACTATTCCGGGGATGTTTCGGCCCTGGGGCTTGACTTTACAATAACGGATCAGATCTCGGCACCGGGCGATCCTGTTGAGATTGTCACAAGGAAGTTGGTACctggtggtgatgagatggtggTTACCAACGACAATCGCCTACTATACATATCATACGCAGCTCGCCACCGCCTGGTCGTGCAGCCGGCTCCCCAGACGACTGCTTTCCTGCGCGGACTTCGCGAGATTATCCGGCCGTCGTGGCTGTCGATGTTTAACCAGTCTGAGTTACAGCGCTTGGTTGGCGGCGACTCGTTGGCAATTGACGTTGACAACCTACGCCAAAACACAGTCTACAGCGGCCTTTATACCATAGgcgatgatggagaggaacACCCCACGATCAAGATGTTCTGGAACGTTATGAACGGCTTCACAGACGCTCAGAGGCGCGATGTTCTCAAATACGTCACGTCGACTCCAAGAGCACCGCTGCTTGGCTTTGCGCAACTGAATCCAAAGTTTGCCATCCGTGATGGAAGCTCGGACCAGGAACGACTACCCAGCGCGAGTACGTGTGTTAATTTGTTAAAGCTGCCGATTTACAAGTCGGAGTCGACTTTACGAAAGAAATTGCTCTACGCGATAACGGCAGGGGCCGGGTTTGATTTGAGTTAG
- a CDS encoding transcription factor TFIID (or TATA-binding protein, TBP) domain-containing protein yields MEGIQTHPANAAQAKAFTAPGSLSFPGASNELTPPSTNPDGSQRMAPNASQGPSGITPTLQNIVATVNLDCRLDLKTIALHARNAEYNPKRFAAVIMRIREPKTTALIFASGKMVVTGAKSEDDSKLASRKYARIIQKLGFNAKFTDFKIQNIVGSCDIKFPIRLEGLASRHHNFSSYEPELFPGLIYRMIKPKIVLLIFVSGKIVLTGAKVREEIYQAFEMIYPVLQDFRKV; encoded by the exons ATGGAGGGCATTCAAACGCATCCAGCCAATGCCGCGCAGGCAAAGGCTTTTACCGCTCCTGGCTCGCTGTCGTTCCCCGGTGCCTCTAACGAGTTAACACCACCGTCCACCAACCCCGATGGCAGTCAGCGAATGGCTCCCAACG CCTCTCAGGGTCCCAGTGGTATCACACCCACTCTGCA GAACATCGTGGCAACCGTGAATCTCGACTGCCGATTGGACTTGAAGACGATTGCCCTGCACGCACGAAACGCCGAGTACAACCCAAAG CGTTTcgctgccgtcatcatgCGTATCCGCGAGCCCAAGACAACAGCCCTCATCTTCGCTTCCGGCAAGATGGTCGTGACTGGTGCCAAGTCCGAGGACGATTCTAAGCTGGCCTCTCGAAAATATGCGCGTATCATCCAAAAGCTCGGCTTCAACGCCAAGTTCACGGATTTCAAGATCCAGAACATTGTCGGCTCTTGCGATATCAAGTTCCCTATTCGTCTCGAAGGTCTTGCCTCTCGCCATCACAACTTCAGCTCTTACGAGCCTGAACTGTTCCCTGGTCTGATTTACCGTATGATCAAGCCCAAGATTGTGCTGCTCATTTTCGTCTCCGGCAAGATTGTCTTGACGGGTGCCAAAGTGAGAGAGGAGATTTACCAAGCTTTTGAAATGATCTACCCTGTGCTTCAAG ATTTCCGGAAAGTCTAA
- a CDS encoding electron transfer flavoprotein-ubiquinone oxidoreductase, 4Fe-4S domain-containing protein translates to MPAPAPVSRCALRTTRAIPRCRPARFLGPVAAARRASITMRPSISGMSIAAVRSFSTAMRLRMAAEDESFDPSTIERESDQVDVCIIGAGPAGLSAAIRLKQLANEAGNEDFRVLVLEKAGEVGAHILSGAVIQPSAINELIPDWLDEANPSRFEHATPAGKDKMRFLTKTAAIPIPAPPQMNNHGNYIVSLNQFVKWLGERAEEVGVELYPGFAASEVLYNTDGSVKGVATNDLGIGRDGKPKDSFERGMEFHARVTMFGEGCHGSLTKKVVGKFDLRRDSQHQTYGLGVKEVWEIDPAKFEKGLIVHSMGYPLPKDVYGGSFMYHFGENLVSLGLVVSLDYENPWLSPYQEFQKLKLHPLFKNVLEGGKCISYGARGLVEGGFQSIPKVAFPGGALIGDSAGFVNVPKVKGTHNAMKSGMLAAEAAWNALNDSSEGTVFLYDYEDALRKSSIWKELKEVRNMRPSWHNPLGVYGGVAYSGLEAYVLKGRVPWTFKHGKPDYASTKPADKFPKIEYEKPDGKITFDILTSVSRTGTNHEEDQPVHLQVKDWDAHTDTTYPTFKGLENRFCPAGVYEYVEDESKPHGVRFQINAQNCIHCKTCDIKAPHQDINWQVPQGGEGPKYYMT, encoded by the exons ATGCCGGCTCCAGCGCCCGTGTCGAGATGCGCCCTGCGCACCACCCGCGCGATTCCAAGATGTCGGCCAGCAAGGTTCCTCGGACCTGTGGCGGCTGCTCGAAGAGCTTCCATCACGATGCGGCCGTCAATATCTGGCATGTCAATTGCGGCCGTCAGATCCTTCAGCACCGCTATGCGACTGCGGATGGCGGCCGAAGACGAATCCTTCGACCCCTCGACCATTGAGCGAGAGTCGGACCAGGTCGATGTCTgcatcatcggcgccggTCCCGCGGGGCTGAGTGCCGCCATTCggctgaagcagctggcaaACGAGGCGGGCAACGAGGACTTCcgggtgctggtgctggaaaAGGCCGGCGAGGTGGGCGCCCACATCCTCTCCGGCGCCGTCATCCAGCCCTCTGCCATCAACGAGCTGATCCCCGACTGGCTCGACGAGGCCAACCCTTCGCGGTTTGAACATGCGACTCCGGccggcaaggacaagatgcGCTTCCTCACCAAGACGGCTGCGATCCCGATCCCGGCGCCTCCACAGATGAACAACCACGGCAACTACATTGTCAGCTTGAACCAGTTTGTCAAGTGGCTCGGCGAGCGTGCGGAGGAGGTTGGCGTCGAGCTGTACCCCGGCTTCGCCGCCTCCGAGGTTCTCTACAACACCGATGGATCGGTCAAGGGCGTTGCCACAAACGACCTGGGAATTGGACGGGATGGCAAGCCCAAGGATTCGTTTGAGCGGGGCATGGAGTTTCACGCAAGAGTCACAATGTTCGGCGAGGGTTGCCACGGCAGCTTGACTAAGAAGGTGGTTGGCAAATTCGACCTGCGACGGGATAGCCAGCACCAGACCTACGGCTTGGGCGTCAAGGAAGTGTGGGAGATTGATCCTGCCAAGTTCGAAAAGGGCCTCATTGTCCACTCCATGGGCTATCCTTTACCAAAGGACGTCTATGGTGGCTCTTTCATGTACCATTTTGGCGAGAATCTGGTAAGCTTGGGCCTGGTTGTATCTCTGGACTACGAGAACCCCTGGCTCTCCCCATACCAGGAGTTCCAGAAGTTGAAGCTGCACCCGCTCTTCAAGAACGTGCTCGAGGGCGGCAAATGCATCTCTTACGGCGCCCGCGGCCTCGTCGAAGGTGGCTTCCAGAGCATACCCAAGGTTGCCTTCCCCGGCGGCGCCCTGATTGGTGATTCCGCCGGCTTCGTCAACGTGCCCAAGGTCAAGGGCACGCACAACGCCATGAAGTCGGGCATGCTCGCCGCAGAGGCCGCGTGGAACGCCCTCAACGACTCCAGCGAGGGCACCGTCTTCCTCTACGACTACGAGGACGCGCTGCGCAAGTCGTCCATCTggaaggagctcaaggaggtGCGCAACATGCGGCCCTCGTGGCACAACCCGCTCGGCGTCTACGGCGGCGTCGCCTACTCCGGTCTGGAGGCGTACGTTCTCAAGGGCCGCGTCCCGTGGACGTTTAAGCACGGCAAGCCCGACTATGCGTCGACCAAGCCGGCCGACAAGTTCCCCAAGATTGAGTACGAGAAGCCCGACGGCAAGATTACCTTTGATATCTTGACCAGCGTGTCTCGCACGGGCACCAACCACGAGGAGGACCAGCCCGTGCACCTGCAAGTCAAGGACTGGGATGCCCACACTGACACGACGTATCCGACGTTTAAGGGCCTGGAGAACCGCTTCTGCCCGGCCGgagtgtacgagtacgtggAGGACGAGTCAAAACCGCACGGCGTGCGATTCCAGATAAACGCACAAAA CTGCATTCACTGCAAGACGTGCGATATCAAAGCTCCCCACCAGGACATCAACTGGCAAGTTCCAcagggaggagaaggaccCAAGTATTACATGACATGA
- a CDS encoding RNA recognition motif domain-containing protein, with product MAANTTSNAVDQLASDLNNTSLNGSGDVKAPAVDTAVSAGAEDASAPTPTTAPHPQNSASLYVGELDPSVTEAMLFELFSQIGAVASIRVCRDAVTRRSLGYAYVNYNSTPDGEKALEELNYTLIKGRPCRIMWSQRDPALRKTGQGNVFIKNLDVAIDNKALHDTFAAFGNILSCKVAQDENGNSKGYGFVHYETDEAAAQAIKHVNGMLLNEKKVYVGYHIPKKDRQSKFEEMKANFTNVYVKNIGPDVTDDEFRELFEKFGDVTSSSLARDQEGKPRGFGFVNFTTHEAAYKAVEDLNGKDFRGQELYVGRAQKKHEREEELRKSYEAARLEKANKYQGVNLYIKNLDDDVDDEKLRQMFAEFGPITSAKVMRDTPQEGDEEVKDQEKDKENQKEPENEAESAESAEKKAEKKGDKKLGKSKGFGFVCFSNPDDATKAVAEMNQRMINNKPLYVALAQRKDVRKSQLEASIQARNQLRMQQAAAAAGMPQQYMQPPVFYAPGQQPGFIPQGGRGMPFPQPGMPLPNVQGGRPGQFPGYPQQGGRNVPQGIPPNMYGIPGQFPPQFGQPGTPQFMAAMQQAQQQAAALAGGRGGAPQGGRGNIAGMPPNVQGGMPGYPPNNRQNMGRNNNGGNNNAGRNGNFPNQPARDNNTSSLLQSQLAAAQPAQQKQILGELIFPKIQAINSELAGKITGMLLEMDNSELVNLIEDEAALKAKVDEALAVYDEYVKSQATGTEKKEEETKA from the exons ATGGCCGCCAACACCACCTCGAACGCTGTTGACCAGCTCGCCAGCGATCTCAACAACACATCCctcaatggcagcggcgATGTCAAGGCTCCTGCCGTCGACACTGCCGTCAGCGCTGGTGCTGAGGATGCCTCTGCTCCTACCCCCACCACCGCTCCTCACCCCCAGAACTCGGCCTCTCTCTACGTTGGAGAGCTTGACCCCTCCGTCACCGAGGCCATGCTCTTTGAGCTCTTCTCTCAGATTGGAGCTGTTGCTTCCATCCGTGTCTGCCGTGACGCTGTCACCCGCCGCTCTCTTGGCTACGCCTATGTGAACTACAACTCCACCCCCGATGGCGAGAAggctctggaggagctcaactACACCCTCATCAAGGGCCGCCCTTGCCGTATCATGTGGTCCCAGCGTGACCCCGCTCTGCGCAAGACTGGCCAGGGCAATGTGTTCATCAAGAACTTGGACGTTGCCATTGATAACAAGGCTCTCCACGACACCTTTGCTGCCTTCGGCAACATTCTCAGCTGCAAGGTCGCCCAGGATGAGAACGGAAACTCCAAGGGTTACGGTTTCGTCCACTACGAGACcgatgaggctgctgctcaggCCATCAAGCATGTCAACGGCATGCTACTCAACGAGAAGAAGGTCTACGTCGGCTACCACATCCCCAAGAAGGACCGCCAGAGCAAGttcgaggagatgaaggccAACTTCACCAACGTTTACGTGAAGAACATTGGACCTGATGTCACCGACGACGAGTTCCGTGAGCTGTTTGAGAAGTTTGGCGATGTTACCTCATCTTCTCTGGCCCGCGACCAGGAGGGCAAGCCTCGCGGTTTCGGTTTTGTCAACTTCACCACCCACGAGGCTGCCTacaaggctgttgaggaCCTCAACGGCAAGGACTTCCGCGGCCAGGAGCTCTATGTTGGCCGTGCCCAGAAGAAGCATGAGCGTGAAGAGGAGCTGCGAAAGTCTTATGAGGCCGCGCGCCTTGAGAAGGCCAATAAGTACCAGGGTGTCAACCTGTACATCAAGAACCTTGATGACGACGTTGACGATGAGAAGCTCCGACAGATGTTCGCCGAGTTTGGCCCCATCACCTCTGCCAAGGTCATGAGGGACACCCCTCAggagggcgacgaggaggtcaaggaccaggagaaggacaaggagaaccAGAAGGAGCCCGAGAACGAGGCCGAGTCTGCTGAGAGcgccgagaagaaggccgaaAAGAAGGGCGACAAGAAGCTTGGTAAGAGCAAGggcttcggcttcgtctGCTTCAGCAACCCCGATGATGCCACCAAGGCTGTTGCCGAGATGAACCAGAGGATGATCAACAACAAGCCTCTGTACGTTGCCCTCGCCCAGCGCAAGGACGTCCGCAAGAGCCAGCTTGAGGCTAGTATCCAGGCTCGCAACCAACTGCGGATGCAGCAGGCCGCAGCGGCAGCTGGTATGCCGCAGCAGTACATGCAGCCCCCCGTTTTCTATGCTCctggccagcagccaggcTTCATCCCCCAGGGTGGCCGTGGCATGCCTTTCCCCCAGCCTGGAATGCCTCTTCCCAACGTTCAGGGAGGTCGCCCTGGCCAGTTCCCCGGATACCCCCAGCAGGGTGGCCGCAACGTTCCCCAGGGAATCCCCCCCAACATGTACGGCATCCCCGGCCAGTTCCCTCCTCAGTTTGGACAGCCCGGAACTCCTCAGTTCATGGCTGCCATGcagcaggctcagcagcaggCCGCCGCTCTTGCTGGAGGCCGTGGTGGCGCTCCTCAGGGTGGTCGTGGTAACATCGCCGGCATGCCTCCTAATGTCCAGGGTGGAATGCCTGGCTACCCCCCCAACAACCGCCAGAACATGGGCCGCAACAACAACGGCGGTAACAACAACGCTGGTCGCAACGGCAACTTCCCTAACCAGCCTGCTCGCGACAACAACACTTCCTCTCTGCTCCAGTCTCAGCTCGCTGCGGCCCAGCCTgcccagcagaagcagattcTTGGAGAGTTGATCTTCCCCAAGATTCAGGCCATCAACTCTGAACTTGCTGGCAAGATCACTGGTATGctcttggagatggacaACTCCGAGCTTGTCAACCT CAttgaggatgaagctgcCTTGAAGGCCAAGGTTGACGAGGCGCTGGCCGTCTACGACGAATACGTCAAGTCCCAGGCTACTGGTaccgagaagaaggaggaggagaccAAGGCTTAG